The genomic stretch GAAACGGTTAGGTCTTCTTGTTTCGCTTTCTCCACCTTCACGGTTTTCGAAACGCGGTGTTCTACCCCGACGATTCTCATCACGATTCTCGATCGGCCTTGTAATTCTAGGTCTTTTAGTCTCCCTATTCATATACTTACGTATAAATTTTTGATTTTAAATTTATGATTCTTGCTTATAGCCCTCATCGGCCTATTCTATTGATTAAAGATATGCATCATTCTTCATACCTTCTTATTTATTCATTTTCAATTCTACATTTTCAACTTTCAATTATTTCGGTGCCGCCCGATATACAAATAACGCCACCACAGCAAATAACATATTCGGTATCCATACCGCTAATAACGGACTCATGCCTCCATTGGTTGCAAAAACCGTGGAAAATTGCATAAATAATATGTACGAGAAACTGATTAACAATCCTAATCCCAAATGGAACCCCATACCCCCACGAATCTTACGGGAAGCAATACATACCCCGATTAACGTCAATATAAATGTAGCGAACGCTCCCGAAAACATCTTGTACTTTTCAATCTGGAACTCAACCACGTTACTACTTCCCCGCAATTTTTGCCGGGCTATGTATTCATCCAGTTCTGGTAATGTCAAGCGTTCTTTAATTTTTTTGGGGTCCTCGGAAAATTCCGCCGCACTAAAATTTAATAGTGTATCAATAGTTTGTCCCGTCGTGTAAGTCTCCTTGATCCCGTCAAATTCCCGTAACGTCCAGTTGTTAATCCGCCATTTCTCAAGTTCTTTATTCCATGATATAGATTTTGCCGTTAACTTGCTAACCAGTGTGTCTTCCCGAAATACCTCGTAGGTAAAATCATTGCCCCGACTGGAATACACGTTAAAACTCGACATATAAATAAAAACTCCCGGTGCAATCTGCCGGTGAATATTCTCCTCCTTGTTACTATACTTTTTCCAAATATATTGCTCGGAAAACTCGATCCGTTTCTTGTTGGCATTCGGAATAATAAAAGCACTCAAAAGAAGTGACAAACAGGCAATCACTCCAGCCGATATCATGTATGGCCGGACCATTCTCCGGAAACTGATGCCCGTACTTAAAATAGCAATAATCTCACTATTATAAGCCATCTTAGACGTGAAGAAAATAACCGAAATAAAAGTAAACAAAGAGGAAAACACGTTCGCGAAATAAGGCACGAAATTCAGGTAATAATCAAATATGATCGCCTTCACGGGAGCCTCGTTCTCAATAAATTTCTCCAATCTCTCCGAAAGGTCGAAAACCACGACAATACTCAAGATCAGTACCATCGAAAAGAAAAAGGTACCTAGGAACTTCCGGATAATATATAAGTCTAATTTCTTCATTTTATGCTAGTTGCTTCTCAGCACTATAATCTTCGTGTAACTTTTTTTATCGTGCTCTCTTTCCACGTCACGAAATCTCCTTCCAATATGTGTTTACGAGCTTCACGTACTAACCACAAATAAAACGACAAATTATGGATCGAACAAATTTGTAGCCCTAAAATTTCATCCGCTTTAATTAAATGTCGCAAATACGCTTTCGAGTAATCATTATCAACAAAACTCAACCCAGCCGGATCAATACGACTGAAATCCTTCTCCCACTTCTTGTTCTTTATATTGATCACGCCCTCCGTGGTAAACAACATACCATTTCTCCCATTCCGGGTCGGCATCACGCAATCAAACATATCCACGCCTAAAGAGATTGCCTCCAAAATATTCTCCGGAGTTCCGACCCCCATCAAATAACGGGGCTTATCCTGCGGTAAAATCCGGTTTACGACTTGGATCATCTCGTACATGACCTCAGCCTCTTCCCCAACAGCTAATCCCCCGATAGCATATCCTTCTCGATCAAGAGCAACAGCGTGTTCCGCTGCCTTTTCCCGTAAATCCCGGAAAGTACATCCTTGCACGATCGGAAAAAGCGACTGGTGATAACCGTACAATGGCTCCGTAGAATCAAATCGTTTCACGCATCGTTCCAACCAACGCTGGGTTAATTCCAATGAATTTTTCGCGTAACCGTATTCACTCTGCCCCGGGGGACATTCATCAAATGCCATGATAATATCAGCCCCTATCTTACGCTGAATATCCATGACATTTTCAGGAGTAAACAAGTGTTTCGAACCATCAATATGAGAACGGAACACGACCCCCTCTTCCGTGATTTTCCGACAATCTCCCAAAGAAAAAACTTGAAAACCGCCACTATCCGTAAGGATCGGACGATCCCATGAATTAAATTTGTGTAGTCCACCTGCCTCTTCCAACACCTCTGTACCCGGTCGCAAATACAAATGATACGTGTTGCCCAAAATGATCTGGGCCTTAATATCTTCTTTCAACTCTCTCGCATGCACGGCTTTCACGGTTCCCACCGTACCC from Butyricimonas virosa encodes the following:
- the tgt gene encoding tRNA guanosine(34) transglycosylase Tgt, translating into MKYTLLAKDKNSDARCGVLTTDHGNIETPIFMPVGTVGTVKAVHARELKEDIKAQIILGNTYHLYLRPGTEVLEEAGGLHKFNSWDRPILTDSGGFQVFSLGDCRKITEEGVVFRSHIDGSKHLFTPENVMDIQRKIGADIIMAFDECPPGQSEYGYAKNSLELTQRWLERCVKRFDSTEPLYGYHQSLFPIVQGCTFRDLREKAAEHAVALDREGYAIGGLAVGEEAEVMYEMIQVVNRILPQDKPRYLMGVGTPENILEAISLGVDMFDCVMPTRNGRNGMLFTTEGVINIKNKKWEKDFSRIDPAGLSFVDNDYSKAYLRHLIKADEILGLQICSIHNLSFYLWLVREARKHILEGDFVTWKESTIKKVTRRL
- a CDS encoding LptF/LptG family permease, whose product is MKKLDLYIIRKFLGTFFFSMVLILSIVVVFDLSERLEKFIENEAPVKAIIFDYYLNFVPYFANVFSSLFTFISVIFFTSKMAYNSEIIAILSTGISFRRMVRPYMISAGVIACLSLLLSAFIIPNANKKRIEFSEQYIWKKYSNKEENIHRQIAPGVFIYMSSFNVYSSRGNDFTYEVFREDTLVSKLTAKSISWNKELEKWRINNWTLREFDGIKETYTTGQTIDTLLNFSAAEFSEDPKKIKERLTLPELDEYIARQKLRGSSNVVEFQIEKYKMFSGAFATFILTLIGVCIASRKIRGGMGFHLGLGLLISFSYILFMQFSTVFATNGGMSPLLAVWIPNMLFAVVALFVYRAAPK